The following proteins are encoded in a genomic region of Flammeovirga pectinis:
- the porK gene encoding T9SS ring complex lipoprotein PorK/GldK, giving the protein MKSLSIKRLTGALSILAVLTQSCGGGGLLGGGDGSDGGELIGSQDRPEWDAQVVPYGMTAVPGGTFHMGQADEDITYSMINMNKQVTISGFFMDETEITNNEYRQFIEGMEAESDTSADWTFEQIQEELRPDTTVWEKDFSYHMGEPMQDYYYSHPAFDDYPVVGVTRRAAVEFCAWRTRHYNGYRTEQGMAEMPAFRLPTEAEWEYSARGGLDMAKYPWGGPYVRNGKGCALANFKPGRGNYYDDGYSYTSPVAAYFPNGFGLYDMSGNVAEWCDDAYNPSGYPIVWDLNPTYTDPNEPKKIVRGGSWKDIPYYIQTGTRSYEFETQARSYIGFRCVMINLGRSSGFDY; this is encoded by the coding sequence ATGAAAAGCTTGTCAATAAAAAGGCTAACGGGAGCGTTAAGCATTTTGGCTGTCTTAACTCAGAGTTGTGGAGGAGGCGGCCTACTAGGAGGTGGAGACGGCTCTGATGGAGGAGAGCTTATCGGCTCTCAAGATCGACCTGAATGGGATGCACAAGTTGTACCTTATGGTATGACAGCCGTACCTGGTGGAACATTCCACATGGGACAGGCAGATGAAGATATCACCTATTCGATGATCAACATGAATAAGCAAGTTACTATTAGTGGCTTCTTTATGGATGAGACGGAGATTACTAATAATGAATACCGTCAATTTATCGAAGGTATGGAAGCTGAATCTGACACTAGTGCAGATTGGACTTTCGAACAAATTCAAGAAGAATTAAGACCAGACACAACAGTTTGGGAAAAAGACTTCTCTTACCATATGGGTGAGCCAATGCAAGATTACTATTATAGCCATCCTGCATTCGATGATTATCCAGTTGTTGGTGTTACTCGTAGAGCTGCAGTTGAATTCTGTGCTTGGAGAACAAGACACTATAATGGTTATAGAACAGAACAAGGTATGGCAGAGATGCCTGCATTTAGATTACCAACAGAAGCAGAATGGGAATATTCAGCAAGAGGTGGTCTTGATATGGCAAAATATCCATGGGGTGGCCCTTATGTGAGAAACGGTAAAGGTTGTGCATTAGCTAACTTTAAGCCAGGTAGAGGTAACTATTATGATGATGGTTATTCTTATACATCTCCAGTAGCGGCATATTTCCCTAACGGATTCGGATTATATGATATGTCTGGAAATGTTGCAGAATGGTGTGATGATGCGTATAACCCATCAGGATATCCAATTGTATGGGATTTAAACCCAACATATACTGATCCAAACGAACCAAAGAAAATCGTAAGAGGAGGATCTTGGAAAGATATTCCTTATTATATTCAAACGGGTACAAGATCTTATGAGTTTGAAACTCAAGCTAGATCTTATATCGGGTTTAGATGTGTGATGATTAACTTAGGTAGATCATCAGGATTCGATTATTAG
- the porL gene encoding type IX secretion system motor protein PorL/GldL — MSNLHETGREKIFRVYVPILTNLGASVVIIGAMFKILHLPNGGPILAAGLVTEALLFFIGAFAPAAPFEKHYDWALAYPELLSEDAVKAPSKKAKADPKKDIAALGAMDKMLADAKLTPEVFKNFGSGMDNLNKSVGQMKSVAGVAGASDEYSRSLQVATKSMGDLNKSFSTTVTAMKTMEGTAADSKAHQQQVQAITKNLGALNAVYEMELKDANNHLKTINKFHGNLATAVQSMDEASKEASKFKTQMSTLTTNLTQLNNVYGKMLTAMKG, encoded by the coding sequence ATGAGCAATTTACACGAGACGGGAAGAGAAAAGATCTTCAGAGTATATGTTCCTATTTTGACTAACCTTGGTGCATCAGTAGTAATTATTGGAGCCATGTTCAAAATTCTTCACTTACCTAACGGTGGTCCAATTTTGGCAGCAGGTTTGGTTACAGAAGCATTATTATTCTTTATTGGTGCATTTGCTCCAGCAGCACCATTTGAAAAGCATTATGATTGGGCACTTGCTTATCCAGAATTATTAAGTGAAGATGCTGTTAAAGCTCCTTCTAAAAAGGCTAAAGCAGACCCAAAGAAAGATATTGCAGCTTTAGGTGCAATGGATAAAATGTTAGCAGATGCTAAATTGACTCCAGAAGTATTCAAGAATTTCGGTTCTGGAATGGATAATTTAAATAAATCAGTTGGTCAGATGAAAAGCGTTGCAGGTGTTGCAGGTGCTTCTGATGAATACTCTCGTAGTTTACAAGTAGCAACTAAGTCAATGGGTGATTTAAATAAATCATTCTCAACTACAGTTACTGCTATGAAAACAATGGAAGGTACAGCTGCTGATTCTAAAGCTCACCAACAACAAGTTCAAGCAATTACTAAGAACTTAGGTGCATTAAACGCTGTTTACGAAATGGAATTAAAAGATGCTAATAACCATCTTAAGACAATTAATAAATTCCATGGTAATTTAGCAACTGCAGTTCAAAGTATGGATGAAGCAAGTAAAGAAGCTTCTAAATTCAAAACGCAAATGTCGACATTGACAACTAACTTAACTCAGTTGAACAATGTCTATGGTAAAATGCTAACTGCGATGAAAGGCTAA
- the porM gene encoding type IX secretion system motor protein PorM/GldM, with the protein MAGGAKETPRQRMIGLMYLVLMAMLALNVSNTVLDKFTFIEQSLENSNHITSQENDRQLHAIEGAVAKKTNEITKAVLSDAQALRKETSKVISYIDELKEEITKATGGTENGQLKGKSDTQVPAEILIGQESKKNGKAYDLEKKLNALAKHFDEVAIKYDTTKTWKPIGKLAHPAKDMAQYKNDKDNKNKDFAYIQFEDTPAAAVLAILSEMSSEVLQNETKVLKVLNDRVGGRVVFDKVVAIVKPTSKYVAAGLDYEATMFIAASSSAAKPRMKYNGSSIKVVDGVGEVKFPAKPAKYDKNGRSNQTWKGEITYTTPFGDTTLIVEEEFVVVKPSIEVNSATVNALYRNVANKLVVDVPALGEAYNPRFSGTNAKVLSKGKEATIIPKPTAKSVVLTVSSGGNKIGTKTFKTRGVPKPTIAFPGIDLKKGISSKTSKLRVRPVADEEFKAALPDEANYRVVEWEVTVAFGTKPLAGPVKITGGKQDFDIGRLLKKAPKGTPGVRVVIDVKKVVRKNSQGQTERVSGVGGITTISVN; encoded by the coding sequence ATGGCAGGAGGAGCAAAAGAAACCCCGAGACAACGGATGATTGGTCTAATGTACTTAGTACTTATGGCCATGTTAGCGTTGAACGTAAGTAATACAGTTTTAGATAAGTTTACTTTTATTGAGCAATCATTAGAAAACTCTAATCATATTACTTCGCAAGAAAACGACAGACAACTTCATGCAATTGAAGGTGCTGTTGCAAAGAAAACAAATGAAATTACTAAAGCAGTTTTATCTGATGCGCAAGCATTAAGAAAAGAAACTAGTAAAGTTATTTCATATATTGACGAATTAAAAGAAGAAATTACAAAAGCAACTGGCGGAACAGAAAACGGTCAGTTGAAAGGAAAGAGTGATACTCAAGTTCCAGCTGAAATCTTAATTGGTCAAGAATCGAAGAAAAATGGAAAAGCATACGATTTAGAAAAGAAATTAAATGCTTTAGCAAAACACTTTGATGAGGTAGCTATTAAATATGATACTACTAAAACTTGGAAACCTATTGGAAAATTAGCACATCCTGCAAAGGATATGGCTCAATACAAAAATGATAAGGATAACAAGAATAAAGATTTTGCATATATCCAATTTGAAGATACACCTGCTGCTGCTGTATTGGCAATTTTAAGTGAAATGTCTTCAGAAGTTTTACAAAATGAAACTAAAGTTTTAAAAGTACTTAATGATCGTGTAGGCGGTAGAGTAGTATTTGATAAAGTAGTTGCAATTGTAAAACCTACATCAAAATATGTAGCTGCAGGTTTAGATTATGAAGCAACAATGTTTATTGCTGCCTCTTCTTCAGCTGCAAAACCAAGAATGAAATATAATGGTTCTTCTATCAAAGTTGTTGACGGTGTTGGTGAAGTGAAATTCCCTGCTAAACCTGCAAAATATGATAAGAATGGTCGTTCTAATCAAACTTGGAAAGGTGAAATTACTTACACAACTCCTTTTGGTGATACTACATTGATAGTTGAAGAAGAGTTTGTTGTAGTTAAGCCATCTATTGAAGTAAATTCTGCTACAGTAAATGCTTTATATAGAAATGTTGCAAACAAATTAGTTGTAGATGTTCCTGCTTTAGGAGAAGCATATAACCCGAGATTCTCAGGTACTAATGCAAAAGTTCTTTCTAAAGGTAAAGAAGCTACAATTATTCCTAAACCAACTGCTAAGTCAGTAGTTCTTACTGTTTCTAGTGGAGGTAATAAAATTGGAACAAAAACTTTTAAAACAAGAGGAGTTCCAAAACCAACTATTGCATTCCCTGGTATAGATTTGAAAAAAGGTATTAGTTCTAAAACTAGTAAGTTAAGAGTTCGTCCAGTTGCTGATGAGGAATTTAAAGCCGCATTACCTGACGAAGCTAACTACAGAGTTGTAGAATGGGAAGTTACAGTAGCATTTGGTACAAAGCCATTAGCTGGTCCTGTTAAAATTACAGGAGGTAAGCAAGACTTTGATATTGGAAGATTATTAAAGAAAGCTCCAAAAGGTACACCTGGTGTACGTGTAGTTATCGATGTGAAGAAAGTGGTTCGTAAGAACTCACAAGGACAGACTGAAAGAGTATCAGGTGTTGGTGGCATCACTACTATCTCAGTTAATTAA